In Flavobacterium piscisymbiosum, the sequence CCTGTCTAAAAGCGGAACCGTATTATCTGCGGCTTCCTGAAGCACTCTCGCATTAAACGCTAACCAACTTTTTTCTCTATCGATATATTTCTGTTCGTACACTTTATTATTATTTTAAATCTTTGGGGAAAATTGTTTTATGGGTTTTACCTTTATTAATTGAGTTCCAACTTTCTGCATCAAACTGTAAAGAGACAAAGCCTGAAGTAGGAACATTTTCGATAAAAACATCCCCAAATTTATTAACAAAATTTGTAATAGCCTCGTTATGTCCAAAAAGAATAACGCTTTCGAAACTATTATCACATGATTTGATAACGTTTTCGAGCTGTTTTTCATCAAAAGTATAAAGATCGTCTTTA encodes:
- a CDS encoding SixA phosphatase family protein — its product is MKNLILIRHAKSSWEAPLKDFDRPLMKKGILDAHEVSANISNFLPKTYIIWSSTAARASETALIFAQNISYPIESIVYKDDLYTFDEKQLENVIKSCDNSFESVILFGHNEAITNFVNKFGDVFIENVPTSGFVSLQFDAESWNSINKGKTHKTIFPKDLK